GATCTAAACCGGTGATTAAGCAGCCAGGACGGTCACCTGGATGAATCATGTTTGAACCCGGCGTCCCGGTCAAAATGACATCCCCGGGCTGTAACGTCATGATTTTGGAGAAAAAAGAAACGATGAAAGCTGGTGAATACATCATATTTCCTACTGTATTCTCATGCGTAACTTTTCCATTTAAGGTTGTCTTCACTATGACGTCTTCAAGAGAAGACCAATGATCTCCAGATACGAGATCGGACCCAAGGGAACAAAAGGTATCAAAGCTTTTGGACCACTGCAGATACTTATCATCAGCTCTATGAATGTCTTTCTCCGTCATATCAAGAGCTGTCGTGTACCCGGCAATAAAGCGCTGAGCCTCCCTCACCTCTATATCCCTGCAGGTTTTTCCTATAATAATAGCAAGCTCTCCTTCCGCTGCTACAGAAGTCGATCCCTTCGGAAGCTGCACCGCCGCTCCAGGACCGATCAACGTTGTTGGAGGCTTCATAAACGTAACCGGCTCCTTTTTCGGCGCTTCGCCTGTAAGCTCCATCGCTTTCTCTACATAGTTCATACCTACACCAAGAGTTTTCCCGGGACAGAGAAGCATATCATCCGGCTGAAGGTTCTCTAATTTCCGATAAGGAAAAGAGGAAAGCTTGTTTCTTCCGGAACTCCGATACCAACCCACAAGCTCTTCCCATTGTCCTTCCTTCAACAGCCCGTCCAAATCAATACTCCAGTTCTTTCCTTCTATATAATTGATTGTCTGCAGAGAAACAACCTTGCCTTCATGCACGATTCCACAGTAACTCTTCTGGTGTTCCTTGAACGCTGTCAGTTTCATAAGCATCCCCTTTTCGTAGTTCTTTACTAATCAAGCACGCCGTTTCTAATAATTTCAGATCCTGTCCCTTTGCCGCTATGAGCGATATGCTAACCGGTCCTTCGACCGTAGAAGGAAGAGGAATAGTAACCTGAGGGAGGCCGGCGAGACCTGCGATGCATGACAATTTCATTGTTTTGGTACGAATATCCTCCAAACGCGATGCGGGGGTACCTCTCTTCGGCGGGCCCGCAGGAGTAGTCGGAAGAAGAAGTACTCCGTCATCACCAATCCACGCATTCGTCCAAGCCTTGATTTTATTCCGGTAAGCCTTTCGTTCCGTCATATCCTGACCAGAGATAGAACGGGCCCAAAGAAGGCGTCTGTATATATCATAAGCAAACCTTGGACGAACGTCTGTTATCCACCCCCCGTGTTCCTGCCATATTTCCTGCGCCTGGAGCACCCGGAACGTATCCGCCCATTTCCCAAGACCATCCTCACAAAGAAGGCGTGTTTCTTCTTCCTTAAACATCGCTTTCACTTGACGAAGCGGAGCGGCATAGCATTTATGTAAGTCGGGATCGAGCAGCTCCCATAGATCTGATGCGATTTTTATCTTTTCCAACCGCGGACTCCCTTTTCCCCTTCGGAAGAAAATATCCCCGACACGTGACAGTATCACAGGATCATCTGCCATCCAGCCTATCGTATCAAAACTGGGAGCCAGGGGGATGACCCCTTGAACGTCGATTGCTCCATGCGTCGGCCGAAATCCATATATTCCGCAGTAAGAACTTGGGATCCGCACAGATCCGCCCGTATCCGTCCCTAATGCGAAATGGACCTCACCACCCGATGCCGCTGCCGCCGATCCACTTGAGGAACCACCAGGAATACAGGCAGGGGACTTTGGATTGATTGGTGTACCATAGTGAACATTTTCTCCGTTCAAACTGTACATCAGCTCATCTGTATGAGTCATCCCGTGAAGTAATGCTCCTTCCTCAAGCAGCCGGTCTATGACAGGCGCATTGTACTGTGCAGGAGCATGGGTATTTAACCAATCCGGGTTACCTGCTGCGTTTGTGTGACCTGCCACAGAAATAACATCCTTCACACCGAAGGTTAAGCCGTCAAGAATCCCGGACCCAGTCGGTTCCTTCCGCATATCTTCTTTTATGAAAGCATCAGTCATCTCCTAAACTCCCCCATCTTAAAGATGTATCTTTCACAGGATCATAAGAAATCTTTCACTCATACACCCTCTATACCACTGAGATACCACGGCTCTTCCTTTTTATATCTTGACTTGACGAAGCTCACGTGCCGCTCTTTTAACAGCACGGATAATCCCTACGTAGCCTGTGCAGCGGCAGAGGTTTCCGGACAAACCTTCTCTAATTTGCACTTCTGTCGGTTCGGGGTATTCTGCCAATAATGCCTGAACGGCCATCACCATCCCCGGTGTGCAGTACCCGCACTGGAAACCTCCATCCTTCAGGAAACTTTCTTGGATTGGGTGAAGCGCCTTTTCTCCCTTCAATCCCTCAATGGTTTGGATGGACTTACCGGCAACCTGATACACATTCAGCAAACATGCGTTCATTAACACCTCGTCCACAAGTACTGAACAAGCACCGCAACGGCCGATTTCGCAGGAGATTTTTGTTCCTGTCATACCCAGGTAATCACGAAGGAAATCTACAAGCCGCATAGAGGGGTCGACGTAATACTCCTCATAATCCCCATTAATTGTAATACGGAGCGGAGAAGCGTCCTTTCTCCCCCTGGTTTCATCTTCCATTTCTCTCATATCCATTGCTTGTTCCTCCTGTCAGCAAGCGCTCCAAGGACGGCAGCAGGTGAAATAGGAAGGCGGTCCATCCAATGACCTGTTGCATGAAATACGGCGGAAGCAATGGCAGGTGCTGCTGCCACGGTGCCTATTTCCCCTACACCTCTCGGACCGTATTCATCCCCAAATTCCAATTCCTGGATTGGTTCCACCAGCATTGTCTTGGGAACATCCTTTATGGTAGGTATT
This sequence is a window from Bacillus sp. SB49. Protein-coding genes within it:
- a CDS encoding fumarylacetoacetate hydrolase family protein — translated: MKLTAFKEHQKSYCGIVHEGKVVSLQTINYIEGKNWSIDLDGLLKEGQWEELVGWYRSSGRNKLSSFPYRKLENLQPDDMLLCPGKTLGVGMNYVEKAMELTGEAPKKEPVTFMKPPTTLIGPGAAVQLPKGSTSVAAEGELAIIIGKTCRDIEVREAQRFIAGYTTALDMTEKDIHRADDKYLQWSKSFDTFCSLGSDLVSGDHWSSLEDVIVKTTLNGKVTHENTVGNMMYSPAFIVSFFSKIMTLQPGDVILTGTPGSNMIHPGDRPGCLITGLDPLENPVERKETRVTVL
- a CDS encoding amidase, producing the protein MTDAFIKEDMRKEPTGSGILDGLTFGVKDVISVAGHTNAAGNPDWLNTHAPAQYNAPVIDRLLEEGALLHGMTHTDELMYSLNGENVHYGTPINPKSPACIPGGSSSGSAAAASGGEVHFALGTDTGGSVRIPSSYCGIYGFRPTHGAIDVQGVIPLAPSFDTIGWMADDPVILSRVGDIFFRRGKGSPRLEKIKIASDLWELLDPDLHKCYAAPLRQVKAMFKEEETRLLCEDGLGKWADTFRVLQAQEIWQEHGGWITDVRPRFAYDIYRRLLWARSISGQDMTERKAYRNKIKAWTNAWIGDDGVLLLPTTPAGPPKRGTPASRLEDIRTKTMKLSCIAGLAGLPQVTIPLPSTVEGPVSISLIAAKGQDLKLLETACLISKELRKGDAYETDSVQGTPEELLWNRA
- a CDS encoding (2Fe-2S)-binding protein — encoded protein: MDMREMEDETRGRKDASPLRITINGDYEEYYVDPSMRLVDFLRDYLGMTGTKISCEIGRCGACSVLVDEVLMNACLLNVYQVAGKSIQTIEGLKGEKALHPIQESFLKDGGFQCGYCTPGMVMAVQALLAEYPEPTEVQIREGLSGNLCRCTGYVGIIRAVKRAARELRQVKI